GGCTTTGTGGTTATGATGGTACATGAATGGACCTTGCGACCATCAGGTGAGATCCAAGTGTCGAATAACCCAGCCATAGAGAATAGTCCTTTATTTTTCAAGACAATGCGCATGGGTTGTTTGCCGTTAGGGGTGGTTTTCCACTCGTAAAATCCATCAGCAGGGATGATGCAACGCTTTCGAAGGAAGGCAGTTTTGAACGCTGATTTTTCTCGAACGGTCTCCGATCTAGCGTTGATCATTTTATAGGATATGGACTCATCTTTTGCCCAGTTAGGAACAAAACCCCATTTTAATAAACCAGCTCTTTTCTCTCCTGAGTCAGAAATGATAACAGGGATCATTTGGGAAGGTGCGATATTGTATCGGGGTTGAAATTCAAACGTAACTTTATTTAAGCCATAACGCTCTATGAACTCATCTTGCGAAACTGTCAATGTAAACCGTCCACACATCCGATATCCCTCTTCATGAATTTTTATTAATTCAATTATATCATATGTTAATCCCAAGTTATGCTTAATCCTAAGTTCCACCTGAAGATGGCGTATCATAAACTGGTACCATAAAAAAGTTTCCTTAGAATTATTTTAAGGTCGATGTTGAGGGAAACAAAAAACATAATACAAAGAGGTTTTACTGTATGACAGTACAAATAAAAGAACCGTTAACTAAGGAGAACAAGGAAATTGATCTAGGTTTATACGGAGCGTTTATTATTGACCCTCAATCCTTCTGCCCTTTAATCGTGCAAAATCCAGTCCTACCAAGCCTTTACGCCTTCCTTATCCCCTTCCCTTTAAACCTTATTCCTTAAAACAAAGATTGGTGATTTTTTCTTTATATTTTTTGGAATATTTCTCAGTATATTACAAATAATACCCTTGTATGAATTAACAAGGAGGTTCAAATAATGGCATTGGTACCGTATGATCCATTTAGTCAATTTGCTAATATGAGAAAGGAGTTTGACCGTTTTTTCTCCAATTTTCCTTCTGTTTTTGGAACTGAACAAAATTTAGGTGGAATAAGAGTAGATATATATGAAACAGAAAGTGAAGTAGTGGCTACTTGTGATATTCCAGGACTTGAAAAGAAAGAAGATGTGAATATTGATATTGAAAATAATACTTTAAGTATCAGTGGTTCTATCAATAGAACAAATGAAACAAAAGAAGAAAATATGTATAGAAAAGAACGTTATGTAGGTCGTTTTCACAGATCTATTTCACTTCCAAGCCCTGTATCGCCTGAAGGGGTAAAAGCTTCATATAAGAATGGGGTTCTTGAAGTGAAAATGCCTAAATTAATGAAAGATAATAGAAAAAGGATTGACGTGGAATTTCATTAAGAATGAGTAGACTAATTACCCATCACCTAACGATCTTTGGTCTTACACAAAAAAGCAAGATCTTAATAAAAATGTCTATTTAAGAGAAGGAAAATCAGGTTAAAGCCTGGCAGTCCTTCTTTTTTTATGAAGATGAAGAGGAAAAAGCTGAAAATAGAATACTGTAAATTTGCATTCGTGCTAATTTTATACTCTTTGCCAGACAGCCCATAGTAGTCATTCCAATTATCTTGGAAAACAACTTTCCTGTCATTAAGGCTGACAATTTGTAATTTAACGGGAAGATTAGTGTCTTGTTCGACCATGCGGGCATATTTGACAACGACAACAAAGGGGCGAGTTCTATTTATTGTATTTGTTGAATCAATGACATTTCCACTCTCCTCATTCGTGGAATTACTGTCTTGAATTTCGTCTTGGGATGGCTGTCCAAAATACGCTTCCATACGAAAGAAAAGGAAAGCGATGAGGACAGCAGGAAATATGAGTATGAAAATAATGCCATACTTTATCATATTGTAGGACCCCTTTTATAAACAAATTCATTAAGATGGAATTGAGCAATGCGATTTTCTTATGGGTTAATGCAACCGATGT
The sequence above is a segment of the Microaerobacter geothermalis genome. Coding sequences within it:
- a CDS encoding SOS response-associated peptidase; translation: MCGRFTLTVSQDEFIERYGLNKVTFEFQPRYNIAPSQMIPVIISDSGEKRAGLLKWGFVPNWAKDESISYKMINARSETVREKSAFKTAFLRKRCIIPADGFYEWKTTPNGKQPMRIVLKNKGLFSMAGLFDTWISPDGRKVHSCTIITTKPNKLMESIHDRMPVILRPEDEEIWLDRNNQDPELLQGLLQPYPEDKMFAYPVSPIVGNPRNDEPECIQPI
- a CDS encoding Hsp20/alpha crystallin family protein, yielding MALVPYDPFSQFANMRKEFDRFFSNFPSVFGTEQNLGGIRVDIYETESEVVATCDIPGLEKKEDVNIDIENNTLSISGSINRTNETKEENMYRKERYVGRFHRSISLPSPVSPEGVKASYKNGVLEVKMPKLMKDNRKRIDVEFH